In Alosa sapidissima isolate fAloSap1 chromosome 11, fAloSap1.pri, whole genome shotgun sequence, a single window of DNA contains:
- the parp16 gene encoding protein mono-ADP-ribosyltransferase PARP16 isoform X1 gives MLNREEICIRLAMHPPLPPSTVRELVRSCLQRDPVAADLRLSLFLAAVQSYKRDSMLRPFPPLYLTGDSKDFESLLKDASSLPGVRELVRVNAGEEEAHLALVHWVLSSKSFAIKTMQKEEYARLCNLTESSGVSAPVPDFLFEVDYCEQMNSKFEKARDGRDLIYAFHGSRLENFHSILHHGLHCHLNKTSLFGEGTYLTSDLSMALLYGPHGNGWRDSLLGPVLSCIALCEVIDHPDVKCQVKKKDSEGVDRQRLRARNSEGGDVPEKYFVVTNNQLVRVKYLLVYSQQRHRTRHSAVPSWLVRHHFFIMMSLYLLLLILIGAFNSSTFQSFWHRAFR, from the exons ATGCTGAACAGGGAAGAGATCTGTATAA GGTTGGCCATGCACCCGCCTCTGCCCCCCTCCACAGTCCGTGAGCTGGTGCGCTCGTGCCTGCAGCGCGACCCTGTGGCCGCGGACCTACGGCTCAGTCTCTTCCTGGCCGCTGTGCAGAGCTACAAACGTGACTCCATGCTCCGACCATTCCCACCTCTCTATTTGACGGGGGACAGCAAAGACTTTGAATCGCTG CTGAAGGATGCCAGCTCGCTGCCCGGTGTGCGGGAGCTGGTGCGGGTGAACGCGGGTGAGGAGGAGGCCCACCTGGCGCTGGTCCACTGGGTTCTGTCCTCCAAGAGCTTCGCCATCAAGACAATGCAGAAGGAGGAG tATGCCAGGCTTTGTAACCTGACGGAGAGCTCCGGGGTCTCTGCTCCAGTGCCGGACTTCCTGTTTGAAGTGGACTACTGTGAGCAGATGAACTCTAAGTTTGAGAAGGCGCGCGATGGCCGCGACCTCATCTACGCCTTCCATGGCAGCCGGCTGGAGAACTTCCACTCCATCCTGCACCACGGCCTACACTGCCACCTcaacaag acATCTCTCTTTGGAGAGGGCACCTACCTGACCAGCGACCTGAGCATGGCCCTGCTTTATGGTCCCCACGGCAACGGCTGGCGGGATAGCCTGCTGGGGCCGGTGCTCAGCTGCATCGCCCTTTGTGAGGTCATCGACCACCCCGACGTCAAATGCCAGGTGAAGAAGAAAG ACTCGGAGGGGGTCGACCGGCAGCGGCTGCGGGCCAGGAACAGCGAGGGGGGCGACGTACCGGAGAAGTACTTTGTTGTGACCAACAACCAGCTAGTGAGGGTCAAATACCTGCTGGTCTACTCCCAGCAGCGCCACAGAACCAG acACTCTGCGGTGCCTTCATGGTTGGTGCGCCATCACTTCTTCATCATGATGAGTCTCTACCTGCTGCTCCTCATCCTTATCGGTGCCTTCAACTCCTCCACATTCCAGTCCTTCTGGCATCGCGCCTTCCGATGA
- the parp16 gene encoding protein mono-ADP-ribosyltransferase PARP16 isoform X2, protein MWMLQGLAMHPPLPPSTVRELVRSCLQRDPVAADLRLSLFLAAVQSYKRDSMLRPFPPLYLTGDSKDFESLLKDASSLPGVRELVRVNAGEEEAHLALVHWVLSSKSFAIKTMQKEEYARLCNLTESSGVSAPVPDFLFEVDYCEQMNSKFEKARDGRDLIYAFHGSRLENFHSILHHGLHCHLNKTSLFGEGTYLTSDLSMALLYGPHGNGWRDSLLGPVLSCIALCEVIDHPDVKCQVKKKDSEGVDRQRLRARNSEGGDVPEKYFVVTNNQLVRVKYLLVYSQQRHRTRHSAVPSWLVRHHFFIMMSLYLLLLILIGAFNSSTFQSFWHRAFR, encoded by the exons atgtggatgttacaag GGTTGGCCATGCACCCGCCTCTGCCCCCCTCCACAGTCCGTGAGCTGGTGCGCTCGTGCCTGCAGCGCGACCCTGTGGCCGCGGACCTACGGCTCAGTCTCTTCCTGGCCGCTGTGCAGAGCTACAAACGTGACTCCATGCTCCGACCATTCCCACCTCTCTATTTGACGGGGGACAGCAAAGACTTTGAATCGCTG CTGAAGGATGCCAGCTCGCTGCCCGGTGTGCGGGAGCTGGTGCGGGTGAACGCGGGTGAGGAGGAGGCCCACCTGGCGCTGGTCCACTGGGTTCTGTCCTCCAAGAGCTTCGCCATCAAGACAATGCAGAAGGAGGAG tATGCCAGGCTTTGTAACCTGACGGAGAGCTCCGGGGTCTCTGCTCCAGTGCCGGACTTCCTGTTTGAAGTGGACTACTGTGAGCAGATGAACTCTAAGTTTGAGAAGGCGCGCGATGGCCGCGACCTCATCTACGCCTTCCATGGCAGCCGGCTGGAGAACTTCCACTCCATCCTGCACCACGGCCTACACTGCCACCTcaacaag acATCTCTCTTTGGAGAGGGCACCTACCTGACCAGCGACCTGAGCATGGCCCTGCTTTATGGTCCCCACGGCAACGGCTGGCGGGATAGCCTGCTGGGGCCGGTGCTCAGCTGCATCGCCCTTTGTGAGGTCATCGACCACCCCGACGTCAAATGCCAGGTGAAGAAGAAAG ACTCGGAGGGGGTCGACCGGCAGCGGCTGCGGGCCAGGAACAGCGAGGGGGGCGACGTACCGGAGAAGTACTTTGTTGTGACCAACAACCAGCTAGTGAGGGTCAAATACCTGCTGGTCTACTCCCAGCAGCGCCACAGAACCAG acACTCTGCGGTGCCTTCATGGTTGGTGCGCCATCACTTCTTCATCATGATGAGTCTCTACCTGCTGCTCCTCATCCTTATCGGTGCCTTCAACTCCTCCACATTCCAGTCCTTCTGGCATCGCGCCTTCCGATGA
- the scamp5a gene encoding secretory carrier-associated membrane protein 5: MAENNFPPLPKFIPLRPCFYQDFEEIPDQRRTMCKRLYYLWILNSATLAVNLIGCLAWMCGGGGATNFGMAILWLILFTPCSYVCWFRPIYKAFKSDSSFNFMAFFFVFMAQVVISIIQCVGIPGWGVCGWLATITFFSTNVGSAVVMLIPTIMFTAMAVLSFIALTKVHNFYRGSGGSMSKAQEEWTTGAWKNPHVQQAAQQAAMGAAQGAMQGQQQQYSAAPTYNYDEPM, translated from the exons ATGGCAG AAAACAACTTCCCACCTTTACCCAAGTTTATTCCTCTGAGGCCATGTTTTTATCAGGACTTCGAAGAGATCCCAGATCAGAGACGCACCATGTGCAAGCGCCTGTACTACCTGTGGATAC TGAACAGCGCTACTCTGGCGGTGAATCTGATTGGCTGCCTGGCGTGGATGTGCGGCGGGGGCGGGGCTACTAACTTTGGCATGGCTATCCTGTGGCTGATCCTCTTCACCCCCTGCTCCTATGTCTGCTGGTTCCGACCCATCTACAAGGCCTTCAA GTCAGACAGCTCCTTCAACTTCATGGCGTTCTTCTTTGTGTTCATGGCCCAGGTGGTGATCAGCATCATCCAGTGTGTGGGCATCCCTGGCTGGGGAGTGTG TGGCTGGCTGGCCACCATCACCTTTTTTAGCACCAATGTGGGCTCTGCTGTGGTCATGCTGATCCCAACGATTATGTTCACGGCGATGGCTGTGCTCTCCTTCATCGCCCTCACTAAG gtccaTAACTTCTACCGTGGCAGCGGTGGCAGCATGAGCAAGGCGCAGGAGGAGTGGACCACGGGGGCCTGGAAGAACCCTCACGTCCAGCAGGCAGCGCAGCAGGCAGCTATGGGCGCCGCCCAGGGAGCCATGCagggccagcagcagcagtactCCGCAGCTCCCACCTACAACTACGACGAGCCCATGTAG
- the parp16 gene encoding protein mono-ADP-ribosyltransferase PARP16 isoform X3: protein MHPPLPPSTVRELVRSCLQRDPVAADLRLSLFLAAVQSYKRDSMLRPFPPLYLTGDSKDFESLLKDASSLPGVRELVRVNAGEEEAHLALVHWVLSSKSFAIKTMQKEEYARLCNLTESSGVSAPVPDFLFEVDYCEQMNSKFEKARDGRDLIYAFHGSRLENFHSILHHGLHCHLNKTSLFGEGTYLTSDLSMALLYGPHGNGWRDSLLGPVLSCIALCEVIDHPDVKCQVKKKDSEGVDRQRLRARNSEGGDVPEKYFVVTNNQLVRVKYLLVYSQQRHRTRHSAVPSWLVRHHFFIMMSLYLLLLILIGAFNSSTFQSFWHRAFR, encoded by the exons ATGCACCCGCCTCTGCCCCCCTCCACAGTCCGTGAGCTGGTGCGCTCGTGCCTGCAGCGCGACCCTGTGGCCGCGGACCTACGGCTCAGTCTCTTCCTGGCCGCTGTGCAGAGCTACAAACGTGACTCCATGCTCCGACCATTCCCACCTCTCTATTTGACGGGGGACAGCAAAGACTTTGAATCGCTG CTGAAGGATGCCAGCTCGCTGCCCGGTGTGCGGGAGCTGGTGCGGGTGAACGCGGGTGAGGAGGAGGCCCACCTGGCGCTGGTCCACTGGGTTCTGTCCTCCAAGAGCTTCGCCATCAAGACAATGCAGAAGGAGGAG tATGCCAGGCTTTGTAACCTGACGGAGAGCTCCGGGGTCTCTGCTCCAGTGCCGGACTTCCTGTTTGAAGTGGACTACTGTGAGCAGATGAACTCTAAGTTTGAGAAGGCGCGCGATGGCCGCGACCTCATCTACGCCTTCCATGGCAGCCGGCTGGAGAACTTCCACTCCATCCTGCACCACGGCCTACACTGCCACCTcaacaag acATCTCTCTTTGGAGAGGGCACCTACCTGACCAGCGACCTGAGCATGGCCCTGCTTTATGGTCCCCACGGCAACGGCTGGCGGGATAGCCTGCTGGGGCCGGTGCTCAGCTGCATCGCCCTTTGTGAGGTCATCGACCACCCCGACGTCAAATGCCAGGTGAAGAAGAAAG ACTCGGAGGGGGTCGACCGGCAGCGGCTGCGGGCCAGGAACAGCGAGGGGGGCGACGTACCGGAGAAGTACTTTGTTGTGACCAACAACCAGCTAGTGAGGGTCAAATACCTGCTGGTCTACTCCCAGCAGCGCCACAGAACCAG acACTCTGCGGTGCCTTCATGGTTGGTGCGCCATCACTTCTTCATCATGATGAGTCTCTACCTGCTGCTCCTCATCCTTATCGGTGCCTTCAACTCCTCCACATTCCAGTCCTTCTGGCATCGCGCCTTCCGATGA